The DNA segment ATAAAAAAGTATAACCAAGATTGATTAGCACTTGTAAAATATTTAAAAATATTTTCAAAAAAAGGTTGCCTTTCGACAACCTCTATTTTTATTTCTTCGCTGTAGGCAGCGGATTAGCATTTTTTGCTTCTTCAAAGACCGACAGTGGTACGTGGCAATAACCATTCGGATTATTGATTAAATAATCCTGGTGGTAATCTTCAGCTTTGTAGAAATTTTCCAAAGGAATCGTTTCTACAACAACCGGTTTAGTGTAGTTTTTAGCCAATTTCGCTACTTCTGCTTTTACAATTGCTTCCGTAGTGGCATCCGTAGAATAGATTCCGCTTCTGTAATTATCTCCGACATCGTTTCCTTGGCGGTCAATAGTTGTTGGATCAATCGATTTAAAATATAAACTAATCAACAACGGTAAATCAACTTCGTCAGCATCATATTTTACCTTTACTGCTTCTGCAAAACCTGTAGAATGACTGATGACCTGTTCGTAAGTTGGGTTTTCTATTTTTCCATTTGCGTATCCAACTTCAGTCGCAACAACGCCTCTTACGAGTTGGAATAAATGCTCTGTACCCCAAAAGCATCCGCCTGCGAAGTATATTTCTTTTATGTTTTTACCTTCCATATTAATTTCTTCTTGTTTATTTTCTACAACATTTTTCATTTTAGCTTTGCTACAGGAAAAACCTGTTGCAGCAAAGATACCAACTCCAAAGATCAATGCCAATAGGGTTAAAATATTTTTCATTTTTTTCTTATTTTTATTCATTGTTTTTTTATTTAATCGTGTTACAAATATTGAGCTGAAATTGAATTATCTTATTAGTAATTTTCTATCATCATCATATTTTGACTTAGGAAATATGTACTAACTAATGTATGTACGGAAAATAATCAAATAGGGTTTGATTTGAATGATATTTATACAGAAAAACTTTTAAAATGGATATTTAAGAATTCTCTAAAACATTATTCGACAGTCATTTCAAAATTCATTAAATTTGCAAACTTATAATTAAGCCACAGCCAATAGCTAAAAGCCAATTCAACTATGACTTCACAACAGATACGCCAGCAATTTCTTGATTATTTTAAAGAAAAAGGACACCAAATCGTGCCCTCTGCACCGATTGTTTTAAAAGACGATCCTACCTTGATGTTCTCGAATTCCGGAATGACGCAATTCAAAGACTACTTCTTGGGCTATAAAGTTCCATCAAATGTGAGAATTGCAGATACTCAAAAATGTTTGCGAGTTTCTGGAAAACATAACGATTTAGATGATGTTGGTCGTGATACCTATCATCACACCATGTTTGAAATGTTGGGAAACTGGTCATTTGGAGATTACTTTAAAAAAGAAGCGATTGATTTTGCCTGGGAATTACTGACTGAAGTTTATAAAATTCCGAAAGAAAATTTATACGTTACCATATTTGAAGGAGATGCGTCTGAAAATTTAGACCGTGATCAAGATGCCTATGATTTCTGGAAAACTCATATCAGTGAAGACAGAATCATCAACGGAAACAAGAAAGATAATTTTTGGGAAATGGGCGAAAGTGGCCCGTGTGGCCCTTGTTCTGAAATTCATATCGATATGAGAACAGCAGAAGAGAAAGCTGCGGTTTCTGGTTTAGATTTGGTGAATAACGATCATCCACAAGTGGTGGAAGTATGGAATTTGGTTTTCATGGAATTCAATAGAAAAGCGGACGGAAGTTTAGAAAAATTACCAAAGCAACACGTTGATACCGGAATGGGCTTTGAGCGTTTGTGCATGGCTTTACAAGGCAAAACTTCGAATTATGATACAGATGTTTTCACTCCTTTAATTGCTAAAGTAGAAGAGCTTTCAGGTCAAAAATATACCGGAATTTTAGAAGACGATAAAGATATTGCAATTCGCGTTGTGGTTGATCATATCCGTGCAGTTGCTTTTGCGATTGCTGATGGTCAATTACCTTCCAATGGTGGAGCTGGTTATGTGATCCGTCGTATTTTACGTCGTGGAATTTCTTATGCTTACCGATTTTTAGGAATGAAAGAAGCCTTCCTATTTGAATTGGTTGGTGTTTTAAAAAACGAAATGGGAAGCTTTTTCCCAGAGTTGGTGAAGCAAGAGAAATTAGTTACTGAAGTGATTAGAGAAGAAGAAAACTCTTTCCTGAAAACTATAGAACACGGTTTAAAGAGAATTGATTTAATTATTAATGATACCATTTCAAAAGGTCAGAAAACCCTTTCTGGAGTTGATGTTTTTGAACTGTATGACACTTACGGTTTTCCCGCAGATTTATCGAGAATTATTGCTGAAGAAAAACAATTGACGGTTGATGAGCAAGGTTTTGAAGAGGAAATGAACAAGCAAAAACAACGTTCAAAAAAATCATCTGCACAGAAAGTATACGATTGGGTTGTTTTAGAAGAGAAAACAGAGACATTTGTTGGATACGACCAAACTGAAACAGAAACTTATATCACGCGCTATAGAAAAATTGAAAATAAAGAAGGAGAGTTTTTTCAAATCGTTTTAGCGAAATCGCCATTCTATCCAGAAGGTGGTGGACAAGTTGGTGACAAAGGAATTTTAATTCCAAGTTATACGGAAGGTTTTGCTATTTCTAATCCAAGTATTTTTGATATTACAGATTGTTCGGAAGTGATAGAAGTTCTGGAAACGAGAAAAGAGAATAATCTGATTGTTTCTTTAATTAAAGAATTACCGAAAGATGCCGGTGCAGTTTTTTATGCGAAAGTAAATGAGTCCGAAAGAAAAAATACGCAAGCGAATCACTCGGTGACACATCTTTTACATGAAGCTTTGAGAGAAGTTTTAGGAAGCCATGTTGAGCAAAAAGGTTCTTTTGTTAGTCCTGACTATTTGCGATTTGATTTCTCCCATTTCTCTAAAATGAATGAAGAGGAATTGAAAATTGTAGAGGAAAAAGTAAATGCGAAAATTAAAGAAAATATTGCGCTTCAAGAGTTCCGTGAAATTCCAATTACTGAAGCGATGGAAAAAGGAGCAATGGCTCTTTTTGGTGAAAAATATGGCGACAAAGTGCGAATGATTCAGTTCGGTTCTTCCAAAGAATTGTGTGGTGGGACGCATGTGAGAAACACAGGTGAAATCGGACATTTCAAAATTCAGAATGAAAGTTCAACTGCTGCAGGAATCCGTAGAATTGAAGCGATCTCTGGAGATCAATCTGCTAAATATTATCGAAATTTAGAAATACAGTTAAAGGAAATTTCATCTTTATTAAAGTCCAAGGATTTAACCAAATCGGTTGAGAAATTAATCGAGGAAAATACTTCGTTAAAATCTGAAATAGAATCTTTGAAAAAAGCGAAAGCAAAATCAGAAACCGCAAATTGGATCAATGATTTTGTCGTAAGAGATGATAAAAAACTATTGGTTAAGAAAGTTTCTTTGGATGCCGGAAGTGTGAAAGATATCGTCTTTCAATTGAAAAAGGATGTTGAAAATTCCGTCATCATCATTATTTCTGATGCTGATGGAAAACCAATGATTACCGTTGGAGTTTCTGCAGATTTAGAATCAAAATACCACGCTGGAAATATCGTTAGAGATTTAGCGAAAGAAATCCAAGGCGGTGGCGGTGGAAATCCAGGATTCGCAACAGCTGGCGGAAAGAACTTGGCTGGAGTAGAAAATGCTTATCAAAAGGCACTGTCACTTTAAGACAAATATAAAAAAGTACTTTTAAATAGATCCCGAAATTAAATTTTCGGGATTTTTTTTATGAGATTCACAGAAAATTAAAACCAACTTAACTATTAATTTTAAATTCATATTTCAAGGTATTCTACTGAAATAATTAACTGAACCTTTCTTTTATTTTAATCTTGTATTAACATAGCAAATATAGATTTGCAGTTATAAAATTAATAAAATTATGATGAATCTTAGAAAGGTTATTTTCTTATTTTCAAGTTCGGTAATCGTTTTACAAAGTTGCGATACCGACATTCCAGTTGTTGAAACCATTAACGAAAAAATTAAAATTGAAAATTGGTCGAAAGAACCTGCATTTGTGAACGCGATGCCAGGTTTTGAGAATTTAGGGATTACGACTCTTATTTCAAGTTCTGATGTTCTATCAGGAACGCCGAATTTCGTTTTCGCTGGACAACCAGATGGAATGGGAATTATGAAAGATCCGCAATCCGATGGTTACTTAATGATTACCAATCATGAAATTTCAAAATCGGTTTCCAGAGTTTATTTAGATAAAACTTTTAAGCCTTTCAAAGGTGAATATATTGTGAATGGTCTCGGCGGAATGACGAGATTATGTTCAGCTTCTTTGGCAACACCTGCAGAACATGGATTCAGTATGTTTTTAACGGCTGGAGAATCTGGACAGGAAAGTATGGTTCACGCCATTAATCCATTGGGTTCAGCCTCAAATGCTTCTGATAAATCTAGAATAAAGCCCGCTTTAGGAAAAGCTTCTATGGAAAATGCGGTACCTCTTCCAAAAGATATCAGCAAGGGGAAAACTTATATCGTAATTGGTGAAGATCAGTCGTATGGATCAAGCCATCAGTCTGCTGGTCAA comes from the Chryseobacterium sp. SNU WT5 genome and includes:
- the msrA gene encoding peptide-methionine (S)-S-oxide reductase MsrA; translation: MKNILTLLALIFGVGIFAATGFSCSKAKMKNVVENKQEEINMEGKNIKEIYFAGGCFWGTEHLFQLVRGVVATEVGYANGKIENPTYEQVISHSTGFAEAVKVKYDADEVDLPLLISLYFKSIDPTTIDRQGNDVGDNYRSGIYSTDATTEAIVKAEVAKLAKNYTKPVVVETIPLENFYKAEDYHQDYLINNPNGYCHVPLSVFEEAKNANPLPTAKK
- the alaS gene encoding alanine--tRNA ligase, with protein sequence MTSQQIRQQFLDYFKEKGHQIVPSAPIVLKDDPTLMFSNSGMTQFKDYFLGYKVPSNVRIADTQKCLRVSGKHNDLDDVGRDTYHHTMFEMLGNWSFGDYFKKEAIDFAWELLTEVYKIPKENLYVTIFEGDASENLDRDQDAYDFWKTHISEDRIINGNKKDNFWEMGESGPCGPCSEIHIDMRTAEEKAAVSGLDLVNNDHPQVVEVWNLVFMEFNRKADGSLEKLPKQHVDTGMGFERLCMALQGKTSNYDTDVFTPLIAKVEELSGQKYTGILEDDKDIAIRVVVDHIRAVAFAIADGQLPSNGGAGYVIRRILRRGISYAYRFLGMKEAFLFELVGVLKNEMGSFFPELVKQEKLVTEVIREEENSFLKTIEHGLKRIDLIINDTISKGQKTLSGVDVFELYDTYGFPADLSRIIAEEKQLTVDEQGFEEEMNKQKQRSKKSSAQKVYDWVVLEEKTETFVGYDQTETETYITRYRKIENKEGEFFQIVLAKSPFYPEGGGQVGDKGILIPSYTEGFAISNPSIFDITDCSEVIEVLETRKENNLIVSLIKELPKDAGAVFYAKVNESERKNTQANHSVTHLLHEALREVLGSHVEQKGSFVSPDYLRFDFSHFSKMNEEELKIVEEKVNAKIKENIALQEFREIPITEAMEKGAMALFGEKYGDKVRMIQFGSSKELCGGTHVRNTGEIGHFKIQNESSTAAGIRRIEAISGDQSAKYYRNLEIQLKEISSLLKSKDLTKSVEKLIEENTSLKSEIESLKKAKAKSETANWINDFVVRDDKKLLVKKVSLDAGSVKDIVFQLKKDVENSVIIIISDADGKPMITVGVSADLESKYHAGNIVRDLAKEIQGGGGGNPGFATAGGKNLAGVENAYQKALSL